Below is a window of Geomonas oryzisoli DNA.
TATCGCCGCACCCTTTTTTCTTGCTATGGCGGCGGCCTGCGCCAACTGCTTGCCGATCGCACTCTCGTCCTGCACGTTGTCCAAAAACACCTGGCGCGCCGCACACTTCATCCCCAGCGCCTTCGCCTCGCGATACCCCACCGAGGTCGGCGAGGTCTTGCTGTCCACGAAGAAAAGTCCCTTCTCCTTCAATATCTGCAGCACGACCTTCATCTTTGCCGCGTCCTGGGTAAAGCGCGACCCCATGTGGTTGTTGGCGCCCACGACATGGGGCACGGTGGCGAAATAGCTCTTGATCCGCCCCGCGATCTCCGCATCGTCCATGGCGACCAGCACCCCTATCGACTCCATCTTCTGTTTGGGATACCCCTCCGGCTCCATCGGCATGTGCACCATCACCTCGGCCCCTGCGGCGTGGGCGCCTTCGGCCACCTGCTTGGCGTGCGCGAGGCTCGGGATGACCGAGTAGGTGAGCGGCTGCCCAATCGACTGCAGCGTCTTCAACTCCTGCATGCTGGTTCCCATGTCGTCGATGATGATGGCGAGACGGCCGGGACCGGTGGCCTTAGGCAGAGCTGCCGGATGCGGCTTGGCTACCGGAGCCTGGGCGGTCGAAACCTGCTGCTGCACGGGGGCCGGCCTCTCGGGCATCGGCTGGTGCTTGGTCGCGCCTGCTGTCGCCTTCGGCGCAGGTTGAGAAGGGGGAGCCGGCTTCTTGAAATGCTCCAGGAGGAAGAAAGCGGCAGCTATCAGTACCGCGACTATCAGAAGTGCCATGAGCGGCTTGCGTCCACCGCCGCCGGGAGCAGGCTTGCGCCTGTTTACCGCCTTGCCTTTTCTTGTCAAAACTACCTCCACCGGGACGTCGCCTGGCATTGCCGCGACCGCCCCAAGACATCAGTGCCGGCTCTTTCAGGGCTCCGGCACGTTTTAATGTGAGATAGCATGATGCACTGCGACATTGCAAATACTTTGCAAAAGGAGAGAAGCAGAGAAAGGGGACTGGCTCCGCCAGGTGCCTGTCCCCCTTGTGTTTGGGGAGAAGGTGACTGAGTTGAAAGGAGCGTTC
It encodes the following:
- a CDS encoding divergent polysaccharide deacetylase family protein; the encoded protein is MTRKGKAVNRRKPAPGGGGRKPLMALLIVAVLIAAAFFLLEHFKKPAPPSQPAPKATAGATKHQPMPERPAPVQQQVSTAQAPVAKPHPAALPKATGPGRLAIIIDDMGTSMQELKTLQSIGQPLTYSVIPSLAHAKQVAEGAHAAGAEVMVHMPMEPEGYPKQKMESIGVLVAMDDAEIAGRIKSYFATVPHVVGANNHMGSRFTQDAAKMKVVLQILKEKGLFFVDSKTSPTSVGYREAKALGMKCAARQVFLDNVQDESAIGKQLAQAAAIARKKGAAIAICHPHPATMRALKLYMPELAKSGITFVHASELTN